One stretch of Candidatus Effluviviaceae Genus I sp. DNA includes these proteins:
- a CDS encoding GAF domain-containing protein: MHETRVTVGGNCMTGNDIPGRSWWLAAAVGLTMLAIATTGITRLDWGAVGIMTALGLGTGLFAFPIGRGSFVSFSAAVFVASLALFGTSVAVWVVAATTVILNTLVFRRNLRSALADTGAQVIAAAAAGLAYRAIGGRLVPTSMTLLDAARCFVMFVTFGAVASTMRAIASVTVRNPLWEYARWIAGRGVIIELAMLPLALLLIASYTPGEPATFPLLAIVLMVSSAAGKALWDAREALLKRVGELKVLNAAARALSEARHLPDVATTLRGYAAQLLGARTVALSLLHETTGQVESFATPDDAAPAGGPHCPSAAEAWVMRHRLPLVTADPAAHCPEEWLRSPESRPATGTWLGVPLMRGEKLIGVLSVLGSGRRSLSQQDAELLSALGNQVARVVDNVRLYERLEESRADLERWNRTLETRVEERTRELDRALASLEELNDDLERRVEERTKELQDIQEKVVQSGRLAAVGELAAGIAHELNNPLAGILGYSQYDLERVMERQDQGLSADEARHIATHMRHIEREAQRCKRIVENLLTFSRGARSGTATLDVNEIVESTLECTERQLAMRGIEVDVELDRALPCIVGDPQGLQQVFANIVLNARNAMASGGRLTVRTWKTESGSGAGQVAVRFEDTGDGITNGDLMRVFEPFYTTRADKEGAGLGLSVSYGIVREHGGEIDVESDKGRGAAFTVRLPVNTAGPRA, translated from the coding sequence ATGCACGAGACCAGGGTGACGGTGGGCGGCAACTGCATGACCGGGAACGACATTCCGGGCCGGTCGTGGTGGTTGGCCGCGGCGGTCGGGCTCACGATGCTCGCCATCGCGACGACGGGGATCACGCGGCTCGACTGGGGAGCCGTCGGGATCATGACCGCGCTGGGGCTCGGAACCGGCCTCTTCGCGTTCCCCATCGGCCGCGGCTCCTTCGTCTCGTTCAGCGCGGCCGTGTTCGTCGCGTCGCTGGCGCTCTTCGGGACATCGGTGGCAGTGTGGGTCGTCGCCGCCACGACCGTGATCCTCAACACGCTTGTCTTCCGCAGGAACCTGCGATCGGCGCTGGCCGACACGGGCGCGCAGGTCATCGCCGCCGCGGCGGCGGGACTCGCGTACCGGGCGATCGGAGGAAGGCTCGTGCCCACGAGCATGACCCTGCTGGACGCGGCCCGCTGTTTCGTCATGTTCGTCACGTTCGGCGCCGTGGCTTCTACGATGCGCGCCATCGCCTCTGTCACCGTCCGGAACCCGCTGTGGGAGTACGCGCGGTGGATCGCCGGCCGCGGCGTGATCATCGAACTGGCGATGCTCCCGCTCGCGCTCCTGCTCATCGCCTCGTACACGCCCGGCGAGCCCGCGACCTTCCCGCTGCTCGCCATCGTGCTCATGGTATCGAGCGCGGCCGGCAAGGCGCTGTGGGATGCGCGCGAGGCGCTGCTGAAGCGCGTCGGCGAGCTCAAAGTGCTCAACGCGGCGGCGCGCGCGCTGTCCGAAGCCAGGCATCTTCCCGACGTGGCGACGACGCTGCGCGGGTACGCGGCTCAGCTGCTCGGAGCGCGGACGGTCGCGCTCTCGCTGCTCCACGAGACCACGGGCCAGGTCGAGTCGTTCGCGACGCCGGACGACGCCGCGCCAGCCGGGGGACCGCACTGCCCCTCCGCGGCGGAGGCCTGGGTCATGAGACACCGTCTGCCGCTCGTCACCGCGGATCCGGCGGCTCACTGCCCTGAGGAGTGGCTGCGTTCTCCGGAGAGCCGCCCGGCGACGGGAACGTGGCTCGGAGTGCCCCTGATGAGGGGGGAGAAGCTGATCGGCGTGCTGTCCGTCCTCGGAAGCGGGCGCAGGTCGCTCTCGCAGCAGGATGCGGAGCTCCTGAGCGCTCTCGGCAATCAGGTGGCCCGAGTGGTCGACAACGTTCGTCTCTACGAGAGGCTCGAGGAGTCGCGCGCCGATCTCGAACGGTGGAACAGGACGCTCGAAACGAGGGTCGAGGAACGCACGCGCGAGCTCGACAGGGCGCTCGCCTCGCTCGAGGAGCTCAACGACGACCTCGAGCGGCGCGTCGAGGAGCGGACGAAGGAGCTTCAGGACATCCAGGAGAAGGTCGTGCAGTCGGGTCGTCTCGCCGCGGTGGGGGAACTGGCGGCGGGCATCGCGCACGAGCTGAACAACCCGCTCGCCGGCATTCTCGGCTACTCGCAGTACGACCTCGAGCGCGTGATGGAGCGTCAGGACCAGGGGCTGTCGGCCGACGAGGCGCGGCACATCGCGACGCACATGCGACACATCGAGCGGGAGGCCCAGCGCTGCAAGCGCATCGTGGAGAACCTGCTCACGTTCTCGCGAGGGGCGAGGTCGGGCACGGCGACCCTGGATGTCAACGAGATCGTGGAGAGCACACTGGAGTGCACCGAGCGGCAGCTGGCCATGCGGGGCATTGAGGTCGACGTCGAACTCGATCGCGCGCTCCCGTGCATCGTGGGCGACCCACAGGGCCTTCAGCAGGTGTTCGCCAACATCGTCCTGAACGCCCGCAACGCCATGGCGAGCGGCGGCAGGCTCACGGTTCGGACATGGAAGACGGAGAGCGGGAGCGGCGCGGGGCAGGTTGCCGTCAGGTTCGAAGACACCGGCGACGGCATCACGAACGGTGATCTGATGCGGGTGTTCGAACCGTTCTACACGACCCGCGCAGACAAGGAAGGCGCCGGGCTCGGGCTGTCGGTGAGCTATGGCATCGTGCGCGAGCACGGCGGCGAGATCGACGTGGAGAGCGACAAGGGTCGCGGAGCGGCCTTCACGGTGCGTCTGCCCGTGAACACGGCCGGCCCGAGGGCCTGA
- the nifS gene encoding cysteine desulfurase NifS — protein MKRVYMDNNATTAVDARVLEAMRPFFSEQYGNPSSPYGPAQAARAAVDAARAPVARALGCGAEAVVFTSGGTESDNLAIKGVVFARGAGSAHVITTRIEHHAVLSSCEYLERRFGTRVTYLPVDRHGWVNPDDVERACEEDTALISVMFANNEVGTIEPIAEIGRIARARGIPFHTDAVQAVGKVPVSVDELGVDLLSLSGHKLYGPKGVGALYVRPGTVIDPLSHGGGHERGARAGTENVPGIVGLGAALRLCLDEMDTERRRLAGLVGRMERHIVERIPDAVPNGRADLRLPGTLNVSFRYVEGESVVLELDLAGIAASTGSACTTESTAPSHVLTAMGVEPNCAQGSVRFSLGRQNTDTDVDLLLDVLPSIIARLRSISPLAPPR, from the coding sequence TTGAAGCGCGTGTACATGGACAACAACGCCACGACCGCGGTGGACGCGCGCGTCCTGGAAGCGATGCGGCCGTTCTTCTCGGAGCAGTACGGCAACCCATCGAGTCCCTACGGTCCGGCGCAGGCGGCGAGGGCGGCGGTCGACGCGGCCCGAGCGCCCGTGGCGCGGGCTCTCGGCTGTGGGGCCGAAGCCGTCGTCTTCACGAGCGGAGGCACGGAGTCGGACAACCTCGCGATCAAGGGCGTCGTCTTCGCCCGTGGCGCAGGCTCGGCCCACGTCATCACGACGCGGATCGAACATCACGCTGTGCTCTCCTCGTGCGAGTACCTCGAGCGACGGTTCGGCACGCGCGTCACCTACCTGCCCGTGGACCGACACGGTTGGGTGAACCCCGATGATGTCGAGCGTGCGTGCGAGGAGGACACGGCGCTCATCAGCGTCATGTTCGCGAACAACGAGGTGGGGACGATCGAGCCGATCGCGGAGATCGGGCGGATCGCCCGGGCGCGAGGCATACCGTTCCACACGGATGCCGTGCAGGCTGTGGGGAAGGTGCCGGTCTCGGTCGACGAACTGGGCGTGGACCTGCTGTCTCTGTCCGGGCACAAGCTCTACGGTCCGAAGGGCGTCGGCGCGCTGTACGTTCGGCCGGGCACGGTCATCGATCCCCTCTCTCACGGCGGAGGCCACGAGCGCGGCGCGCGCGCGGGCACGGAGAACGTACCCGGCATCGTGGGGCTGGGCGCGGCGCTGCGTCTGTGCCTGGACGAGATGGACACCGAGCGGAGGAGGCTCGCGGGTCTCGTGGGGCGCATGGAGCGCCACATCGTCGAGCGCATCCCGGACGCCGTGCCGAACGGCAGGGCCGACCTCAGACTCCCCGGCACCCTGAACGTCTCCTTCCGCTACGTCGAGGGCGAGAGCGTCGTGCTGGAGCTCGATCTCGCGGGCATCGCGGCGTCGACGGGGTCCGCCTGCACGACCGAGTCGACGGCGCCGTCGCACGTGCTCACTGCGATGGGCGTGGAACCCAACTGCGCCCAGGGCTCCGTGCGCTTCAGTCTCGGGCGGCAGAACACGGACACCGATGTCGACCTGCTTCTCGACGTCCTGCCTTCGATCATCGCCCGTCTGCGGTCCATCTCGCCGCTGGCGCCGCCGCGCTGA
- a CDS encoding EamA family transporter, whose protein sequence is MTHIWILAVSILLNVCGQVSIKQSLLSYQARAGREAYFGLSTAVPMLTAPLTLLGLVLYAVSAVFWISALSRVQLSYAYPLLGVGYVLVAVASWHLWGESMGLQRILGTIVVAVGVYLVGTSGS, encoded by the coding sequence ATGACGCACATCTGGATACTGGCCGTGAGCATCCTGCTTAACGTCTGCGGTCAGGTCTCGATCAAGCAGTCGCTTCTCAGCTACCAGGCACGTGCCGGGCGAGAGGCGTACTTCGGGCTCTCGACGGCAGTGCCCATGCTCACCGCGCCGCTCACGCTCCTGGGGCTGGTGCTGTACGCGGTGAGCGCCGTCTTCTGGATCTCGGCCCTGTCCAGGGTACAGCTCAGCTACGCGTACCCCCTGCTGGGCGTCGGCTACGTGCTGGTCGCGGTCGCGTCGTGGCACCTCTGGGGCGAGAGCATGGGCCTCCAGAGGATCCTCGGGACCATTGTCGTTGCTGTGGGTGTCTATCTCGTCGGAACGAGCGGCTCATAG
- a CDS encoding glycosyltransferase family 2 protein, producing MEPLRAAARDPRDLHARVPGVHDERTLPPAARRASHGVLRGGARPDRIARQSQGGAVVLPAWGGRECVWRRCRVRANLSVIVPTFNEVRTIGAIVDRVLASPVVSEVVIVDDGSTDGTRSVLETLGKRQRVKVVWHDRNRGKGAAIRTGVEHVAGELTIIQDADLEYDPNDYELIVRQFEDPAVAVVYGSRRLLKTNPISSPSFFLGGVTLTWITNILFGTALTDEPTCYKAFRTSLLRSLPLRCTGFEFCPEVTALVAARGIRIREVPIRYYPRKTSEGKKIRAKHWFEAVATLLRLRFRRVAS from the coding sequence ATGGAACCGCTACGCGCCGCTGCTCGCGACCCTCGTGACCTTCACGCTCGTGTACCCGGTGTTCACGACGAACGTACGCTACCGCCTGCCGCTCGACGGGCTTCTCATGGTGTTCTGCGCGGTGGCGCTCGCCCGGATCGCATCGCGCGTCAGTCCCAGGGCGGCGCGGTGGTTCTCCCTGCCTGGGGGGGCCGAGAATGCGTTTGGAGGAGGTGTCGGGTGCGCGCGAACCTGAGTGTCATCGTCCCCACGTTCAACGAGGTTCGGACCATCGGGGCGATCGTGGACCGCGTGCTGGCAAGCCCCGTCGTGTCGGAGGTTGTCATCGTGGATGACGGCTCGACCGACGGAACCAGAAGTGTGCTGGAGACGCTTGGGAAGCGGCAGAGAGTCAAGGTGGTGTGGCACGATCGCAACCGAGGGAAGGGCGCAGCGATTCGGACCGGCGTTGAGCACGTCGCCGGCGAGCTCACCATCATCCAGGACGCGGACCTGGAGTACGACCCGAACGACTACGAGCTCATCGTGCGCCAGTTCGAGGATCCTGCGGTTGCGGTCGTGTACGGATCGAGGCGACTGCTCAAGACCAACCCCATCTCGTCGCCGAGCTTCTTCCTGGGGGGCGTGACGCTCACCTGGATCACGAACATCCTCTTCGGCACGGCTCTCACCGACGAGCCCACGTGCTACAAGGCGTTCCGAACCAGCCTGCTCAGGAGCCTGCCTCTCCGATGCACGGGATTCGAGTTCTGCCCGGAGGTCACTGCGCTGGTGGCCGCCCGCGGCATTCGCATCCGGGAGGTTCCGATCCGCTACTACCCGAGGAAGACCTCCGAGGGCAAGAAGATACGCGCGAAGCACTGGTTCGAGGCCGTGGCGACGCTGCTCAGGCTGAGGTTCAGGCGCGTTGCTTCGTGA
- a CDS encoding DNA repair exonuclease, producing MIRIIHTSDVHLGAPLGWLGRRAAEQRDALRKAWTAVVDRTLSERADCLIVAGDLFDSNSPPASVVRFVLKELDRLGTASATEVVILPGSHDFLSLGSVYGSYEREFRRLPHVHVLGLDGRSCVVLRKSGMAVHGNPPRSNRSSERQLARLRPRDDSRWNVAVAHGTVEVVPGAAEDHPIALADLSSMEWSYVALGHWHSWREIEGTTAPAVYPGAPETIAVDQVGSGHAALVVLDETGVTTSRLRLGTRSVVEAEVDVTAAPDAAEVATRVRRAVPPGADTIVRLDLTGLLDLGSGFDEAELVEELSSDYFHVALRQRAFRVASDEACLRDLPERFVIGRFARILSEQLESAKSEEERQELEDALKLGVALLQGKDVIA from the coding sequence GTGATCAGGATCATCCACACGTCGGACGTTCACCTCGGCGCGCCGCTCGGATGGCTGGGCCGCAGGGCCGCCGAACAGCGCGACGCGCTGAGGAAGGCGTGGACGGCCGTCGTCGACCGGACCCTGTCGGAGCGGGCGGATTGCCTCATCGTTGCCGGCGACCTCTTTGACTCGAACAGCCCGCCGGCGTCGGTCGTGCGCTTCGTTCTTAAGGAACTCGACAGGCTGGGCACCGCGTCCGCCACGGAGGTCGTGATCCTCCCCGGATCGCACGACTTCCTGAGCCTGGGGTCCGTCTACGGGAGCTACGAGCGCGAGTTCAGGCGCCTGCCGCACGTGCACGTCCTCGGGCTGGACGGGCGGTCGTGTGTCGTGCTCAGGAAGTCCGGCATGGCCGTCCACGGCAACCCGCCGCGCTCGAACCGCTCCTCGGAGCGGCAGCTCGCGCGGCTGCGGCCCCGGGACGACAGCCGGTGGAACGTCGCCGTCGCACACGGAACCGTCGAGGTCGTTCCGGGCGCGGCCGAGGACCATCCGATCGCTCTTGCGGACCTCTCCTCGATGGAGTGGTCCTATGTCGCGCTCGGCCACTGGCACTCGTGGCGCGAGATCGAGGGAACCACGGCGCCGGCGGTCTATCCGGGCGCGCCCGAGACGATCGCGGTCGATCAGGTCGGATCCGGGCACGCCGCGCTCGTCGTGCTCGATGAGACGGGCGTCACGACGTCGAGGCTGCGACTCGGCACGCGCTCGGTCGTCGAGGCGGAGGTCGACGTCACCGCGGCCCCGGACGCCGCGGAGGTGGCGACCCGCGTCCGCAGGGCCGTGCCGCCGGGCGCCGACACGATCGTCCGCCTTGACCTCACGGGTCTTCTGGATCTCGGCTCGGGGTTCGATGAGGCCGAGCTCGTCGAGGAACTCTCCTCGGACTACTTCCACGTGGCCCTGCGACAGCGCGCGTTCCGGGTCGCGAGCGACGAAGCCTGCTTGCGGGACCTCCCGGAGCGGTTCGTCATCGGCCGCTTCGCGCGCATCCTGAGCGAGCAGCTCGAGTCCGCAAAGAGCGAGGAGGAGCGGCAGGAGCTGGAGGACGCCCTCAAGCTGGGCGTGGCGCTGCTCCAGGGGAAGGACGTGATCGCGTGA
- a CDS encoding AAA family ATPase: MRIRRIRLVNFKRFSDHEIVLDPRLNLIVGPNESGKSTVVDAIGTALFGDVASKARAVKDLERWGASGAVRLEFDFDHGTESWRLIKDFGAGRVELTQAGDDRRISDRGEVDRRVREMIGFATRDAFESVAAVRQGELAALEGRAGSARRSELVPMIERKMTSSSGAVDAARVLERIDGEVARIKVGLERPAKVPGPLQALREERHRLAKERAKHEAGWADNLRSRNELNRLREELEDNERHLSQIDVALKHEEKRQDDLSTLERVRKALDEKEAKIGRIRKLKADLAAVWDRIPAGSNEYERLARAAKADLDAAERRLADLSDRAPSGRLGSVGGRAGVGAGSAIVTGIVLFLAAVFGGDLRLRVPMAAAGLAATLVGLLLSRRALRMWAFAREFDRATFEREKREALLATALSKVGCSSYADFERAAGAQERDRHSAEVWNAMLAEICGGQDHDAVEEMLQREAASLSRQKQELEGGAGTAPTGGPLAPSEYAKLRAEREQRTERLKALRESIPRLEGQLEQAEAGETIPDLEAKFEDVEREIERLDRRLRVLTIAREALASAIASTNKEAASALEPLVSRVLGRVTLDRYEAARVGHDLDVSVTNPERRSAGPATLGAGDLSAGTADQLYLAIRYALLEFLSTAEGAPFVLDDALVNCDPERRAAGLSLLREIAKERQVILFSCEDRGREAADQVVLLPAL; the protein is encoded by the coding sequence GTGAGGATCCGCCGCATCAGGCTCGTGAACTTCAAGAGGTTCTCCGACCACGAGATCGTCCTCGATCCACGGCTCAACCTCATCGTCGGGCCCAACGAGTCGGGGAAGAGCACGGTGGTTGACGCCATCGGCACGGCGCTCTTCGGCGATGTCGCATCCAAGGCGCGCGCGGTGAAGGACCTTGAGCGGTGGGGCGCGTCCGGTGCGGTGAGGCTCGAGTTCGACTTCGATCACGGGACCGAGAGCTGGCGCCTGATCAAGGACTTCGGCGCGGGGCGCGTGGAGCTCACGCAGGCCGGCGACGACCGTCGCATCAGCGATCGCGGCGAGGTGGACCGCCGCGTGCGCGAGATGATCGGGTTCGCGACGAGGGACGCGTTCGAGTCCGTCGCGGCAGTGCGACAGGGTGAGCTCGCCGCGCTCGAGGGACGGGCCGGGTCGGCGCGGCGGAGCGAGCTCGTGCCGATGATCGAACGGAAGATGACGAGCTCGAGCGGCGCCGTCGACGCGGCGCGCGTCCTCGAGCGGATCGACGGGGAGGTCGCGCGCATCAAGGTGGGCCTCGAGCGCCCGGCGAAGGTCCCCGGCCCCCTCCAGGCCCTCCGCGAGGAGCGGCACCGGCTGGCCAAGGAACGCGCGAAGCACGAGGCAGGCTGGGCCGACAACCTCCGCTCGCGCAACGAGCTGAACAGGCTGCGCGAGGAGCTCGAGGACAACGAGCGGCACCTGTCTCAGATCGACGTAGCGCTCAAGCACGAGGAGAAGCGGCAGGACGACCTCTCGACGCTCGAGCGTGTCCGGAAGGCGCTCGATGAGAAGGAAGCGAAGATCGGCAGGATCCGCAAGCTCAAGGCGGACCTCGCGGCCGTCTGGGACCGGATTCCGGCGGGATCGAACGAGTATGAGCGGCTTGCACGGGCTGCGAAGGCCGATCTGGACGCCGCCGAGCGGCGACTGGCGGACCTGAGCGACAGGGCGCCGTCGGGTCGACTGGGCTCGGTGGGCGGCCGCGCGGGGGTCGGGGCAGGGTCGGCCATCGTGACCGGCATCGTGCTCTTCCTCGCGGCGGTGTTCGGCGGCGATCTCAGGCTTCGCGTCCCCATGGCCGCCGCGGGCCTCGCGGCGACGCTCGTCGGCCTTCTCCTGTCGCGACGGGCGCTCCGGATGTGGGCGTTCGCGCGGGAGTTCGACAGGGCCACGTTCGAGCGAGAAAAGCGCGAGGCGCTGCTGGCGACAGCGCTCTCCAAAGTCGGGTGCTCAAGCTACGCGGACTTCGAGCGCGCGGCGGGAGCGCAGGAGCGCGACCGGCACAGCGCCGAGGTCTGGAACGCCATGCTCGCTGAGATCTGCGGTGGACAGGACCACGACGCGGTGGAGGAGATGCTCCAGAGGGAGGCGGCCTCGTTGTCGCGCCAGAAGCAGGAGCTTGAGGGTGGCGCAGGGACCGCTCCGACGGGAGGACCGCTCGCGCCCTCGGAGTACGCGAAGCTCCGCGCCGAACGCGAGCAGAGAACCGAGAGGCTCAAGGCGCTCCGCGAGTCGATCCCGCGGCTCGAGGGCCAGCTCGAGCAGGCCGAGGCGGGCGAGACCATCCCGGACCTCGAGGCGAAGTTCGAAGACGTCGAGCGGGAGATCGAGCGGCTCGACCGCAGACTGCGCGTGCTCACCATCGCGCGCGAGGCTCTGGCAAGCGCCATCGCGAGCACGAACAAGGAGGCCGCCTCCGCCCTCGAGCCCCTGGTGAGCCGCGTGCTCGGGCGCGTCACGCTGGACCGCTACGAGGCCGCCCGAGTCGGGCATGACCTCGACGTGAGCGTCACGAACCCGGAGCGCCGCTCCGCGGGGCCCGCGACGCTGGGCGCCGGCGACCTCTCCGCCGGGACCGCCGATCAGCTGTACCTGGCCATCCGCTACGCGCTCCTTGAGTTCCTCTCTACGGCTGAGGGCGCGCCCTTCGTCCTGGACGACGCGCTCGTCAACTGCGACCCCGAGCGTCGCGCCGCCGGCCTCTCCCTGCTGCGCGAGATCGCGAAGGAACGTCAGGTGATCCTCTTCTCGTGCGAGGATCGGGGACGTGAGGCCGCCGACCAGGTCGTGCTCCTTCCGGCGCTCTGA
- a CDS encoding peptidylprolyl isomerase — translation MTEAIDPGATEAVEEAPAGPTATLTYIENGARKTREVAYLVPGRKIATLETAKGVIRIELWEDKAPNTVVNFVSLANAGRYDGVGFHRVIDGFMAQTGDVEHKGGYGGPGYTIPAEFDARLKHVRGVVSMARSSEPDSAGSQFFIMFAASPNLDGQYTAFGQVIEGMDVVDAIKKGDRQKNGTVTEPDKIVKLRVTTVPAP, via the coding sequence ATGACCGAGGCGATCGACCCTGGCGCGACCGAAGCGGTCGAAGAGGCGCCCGCCGGACCGACGGCAACGCTGACGTACATCGAGAACGGCGCGAGGAAGACCAGAGAGGTCGCCTACCTCGTCCCCGGACGGAAGATCGCCACGCTCGAGACGGCGAAGGGCGTCATCAGGATCGAGCTCTGGGAGGACAAGGCGCCGAACACGGTCGTCAACTTCGTCTCGCTTGCGAACGCCGGACGATACGACGGCGTGGGCTTTCACAGGGTGATCGACGGCTTCATGGCCCAGACGGGCGACGTCGAGCACAAGGGCGGATACGGCGGACCGGGCTACACGATCCCGGCGGAGTTCGACGCGAGGCTCAAGCATGTCCGCGGCGTGGTATCCATGGCGCGGTCCTCGGAGCCCGACTCCGCCGGCAGCCAGTTCTTCATCATGTTCGCCGCATCGCCCAACCTCGACGGGCAGTACACGGCCTTCGGACAGGTCATCGAGGGCATGGACGTCGTGGACGCGATCAAGAAGGGCGACCGGCAGAAGAACGGTACCGTCACGGAGCCCGACAAGATCGTGAAGTTGCGCGTGACGACGGTCCCCGCACCGTAG
- a CDS encoding tetratricopeptide repeat protein: MRTILRRRAALAGALVAAALLSGCMAPIPSGDDVTTPTVTTIGGGTGTAAPPTQLTEAQRAAANAAEFYRVREIGKAIENYERALSLDPKLVEAYHGLAHIYLVETQEFDKALGLYEQARSAAPNDAYTRTSLAYAYSVVGKYQESVNEYVEAARMSPDDQDVFLNLGYVYEKMQMDLAALNAYRRAIELAPSDTRPAQALAQICYRAELYDQAIAAFERVHERGSASQYVLSTLGYCYMKVGVYARAENLFLAVLQKSPDDLAARANLATAYRSMGDYGKAVQQYEAIVQRNPGDATYLSALADAYNEGGQYDQAIATARRMASVMPGSGAPYIPWAKALEKQGQYQAAIEQLEKAVRDPEWRAFALKEIERQNTLIEIAEQRKLRGIWDKGE; encoded by the coding sequence ATGAGGACCATCCTGAGGCGGAGAGCGGCGCTCGCAGGGGCGCTCGTGGCGGCAGCGCTGCTGTCCGGCTGCATGGCGCCTATACCGTCCGGAGACGACGTCACAACGCCGACCGTCACGACCATCGGGGGCGGCACCGGGACCGCGGCGCCGCCGACCCAGCTCACCGAGGCGCAGAGGGCGGCGGCGAACGCTGCCGAGTTCTACCGCGTGCGAGAGATCGGCAAGGCGATCGAGAACTACGAGCGCGCGCTGAGTCTCGACCCGAAGCTCGTCGAGGCGTACCACGGGCTGGCCCACATCTACCTCGTGGAGACCCAGGAATTCGACAAGGCGCTCGGGCTCTACGAGCAGGCGCGGAGCGCCGCGCCGAACGACGCCTACACCAGGACCTCCCTCGCATACGCGTACTCCGTCGTCGGCAAGTACCAGGAGTCGGTGAACGAGTACGTAGAGGCGGCGAGGATGTCGCCGGACGACCAGGACGTCTTCCTGAATCTCGGCTACGTGTACGAGAAGATGCAGATGGACCTCGCGGCCCTCAACGCGTACCGGAGGGCGATCGAGCTTGCGCCGAGCGACACGAGGCCTGCGCAGGCGCTGGCGCAGATCTGCTACAGAGCCGAGCTGTACGACCAGGCCATCGCGGCCTTCGAGCGCGTCCATGAGCGCGGCTCCGCGAGCCAGTACGTCCTGTCCACGCTCGGCTACTGCTACATGAAGGTCGGGGTGTACGCGCGGGCGGAGAACCTGTTCCTGGCGGTGCTCCAGAAGAGCCCGGACGATCTCGCGGCTCGAGCGAATCTCGCCACGGCGTACAGGAGCATGGGCGACTACGGGAAGGCCGTGCAGCAGTACGAGGCCATCGTGCAGCGCAACCCGGGGGACGCAACGTATCTGAGCGCCCTCGCGGACGCGTACAACGAAGGCGGTCAGTACGACCAGGCGATCGCCACGGCGCGGCGAATGGCGTCGGTCATGCCGGGGAGCGGCGCGCCGTACATCCCCTGGGCCAAGGCGCTCGAGAAGCAGGGGCAGTATCAGGCGGCGATCGAGCAGCTCGAGAAGGCGGTACGCGACCCGGAGTGGAGGGCATTCGCGCTGAAGGAGATCGAGCGGCAGAACACGCTCATCGAGATCGCCGAGCAGCGCAAGCTCCGCGGCATCTGGGACAAGGGCGAGTGA
- a CDS encoding tetratricopeptide repeat protein, whose translation MGDGKLATVAGVVLAAVLVVSVVPHGARAQDAPGGAEQVAASIERLAAEAAARPDDVSLRIELGNLYYETGLLDKAVEEYRSAVGLDSLHVGARLNLASVYVDQGSAAQALLELQKARSIDPANPMVYTNLGSTYYWLQRYTEAVEMYLEALALDPGCVEAHFNLGVAFADAQIFDEAIREWGKVVELAPGSPVARTSADNIRMIEEFRAGGR comes from the coding sequence ATGGGCGATGGGAAGCTCGCGACCGTGGCCGGCGTCGTGCTGGCGGCAGTGCTTGTGGTGTCCGTCGTGCCGCACGGGGCGCGCGCGCAGGACGCGCCGGGAGGCGCGGAGCAGGTTGCCGCGTCGATTGAGCGCCTTGCTGCCGAGGCAGCGGCGCGGCCCGACGACGTGAGCCTGAGGATCGAGCTGGGCAACCTCTACTACGAGACCGGGCTCCTGGACAAGGCGGTCGAGGAGTACCGCTCGGCGGTCGGGCTCGACTCGCTGCACGTGGGCGCGCGGCTCAATCTCGCGTCGGTGTACGTCGACCAGGGCAGCGCCGCGCAGGCGCTCCTGGAGCTTCAGAAGGCGCGTTCGATCGACCCGGCCAACCCGATGGTCTACACGAACCTGGGGAGCACGTACTACTGGCTCCAGCGCTACACGGAGGCCGTGGAGATGTACCTCGAAGCGCTCGCGCTCGATCCCGGGTGCGTGGAGGCGCACTTCAACCTGGGCGTCGCGTTCGCGGACGCCCAGATCTTCGACGAGGCGATCAGGGAGTGGGGCAAGGTCGTCGAGCTCGCGCCGGGAAGCCCGGTGGCCCGGACCTCAGCCGACAACATCCGCATGATCGAGGAGTTCCGCGCCGGAGGCCGCTGA